The genomic segment ACTTTTGTTCCGGTAAGTTTTTTAACTCCTTTTATAATAGCAAAATTTCCTTTAATTTTTATATCTGCTCCCATTCTTATAAATTCCGCCACAGTTTGCAATCTATTTTCAAAAACAGTCTCGGTTATTACTGTCTCTCCGGAAGCACACAACATTAAAGCCATCCACAAAGGCTGTAAGTCTGTTGCAAAACCGGGATAAACTGCTGTTTCAACATCAACAGACTTTATTTTACCTGAACCTTTTACTTTTAAACATTTGTTTTCTAAATCTACTTTTACACCCGCTAATTTAATCTTTTCCACAAGTGCTTCTAAATGTTCAGGGATGGAATTGACAATTCTAATATCACCTGATGTAATTGCAGATGCAACAATAAATGTTCCGGCTTCAATCCTATCCGGAATTATTGTATATTCACAACCTGACAATTTTTTTACACCTTTTATTTTTAAAATTCTGCTCCCTATTCCGGAAATATCAGCACCAATCTTAACTAAAAAATTCGCCAAATCTGTCACTTCCGGCTCTACGGCGGCATTCTCTATTATTGTTTCACCGTTAATCAATGTTGCTGCCATTAAAAGATTTTCAGTAGCACCTACCGAAGGTAAATCAAAAACGATTTTCGAAGAATACAATCTCTTTGCAAATAACGAGACACTACCTCCCAATGTAATACATCGCGCTCCGTACTTTCTAAAACCATTTAAATGTAAATTAATAGGTCTTACTCCGATTGCACAACCACCTGGAAGAGAAATTTTTGCTTCTTTGAATCTTGCCAGTAAGGGTCCTGCAACAAGAATCGATGCTCGCATTTTACTTACCAGTTCATACGGAGCATCCGTTTTTATTTTTTTATCTGCTGAAATAGTTATTGTATTTTTTTCTTTTTTTATCTTTTTGCCAAGATGTTTTAATAACTTAAGTACAGTAACATTGTCTTCAAGTTTCGGGACATTTTTTATTATGCATTTTTCATCCGTTAAAAGCGTAGCGATAAGTATCGGAAGTGCGGCATTTTTGGAACCGCTGATTTCTACATCACCTGAAAGCTTTCTACCGCCATTAATTATTATTTTGTCCATATATTATTCTTTCCTGATTCAAATAATCATTTTTCACTTTTATGTTTTTGAATCCATTTTTCCTCATTTTCTCCCTTATTATTTTTGAATGATAATAACCAATTTCAAACACTAAAAATCCGTTTTTCCTAAGAAATCCCTTACCGGAAGATATGATTTCCCTGTAAAATCTCAAACCATCATACCCGCCATCTAATGCAATTGCAGGTTCATGCTGAATTTCTTTTTGAAGGCGTTTTATCTCGGCCGTTTTTATATATGGAGGATTTGAGATAATACAGTCATAGAGTTTTAGGATTTTAGAGTTATAGAATTGGTCAAATAAATTACTTTGAATAAAAGTTATTTTGTCGGAAACACCGTTTGATTTTGCATTTATCTTAGCAACAGTCAACGCTTCTTTTGAAATATCTGTTGCAACAATTCTTGCGTTTGGAACGTATTTAGCCAGAGAGATTGCTATGTTCCCGGAACCGGTCCCTATATCAAGAATAGTCAAAAATGAACGATTAGTATTTAGTATTTTGATTACCTCTTCAACTAAATTCTCAGTTTCCTGACGGGGAACCAGAACATTTTTATTAACATGAAATTCAAGTCCCATAAATTCCGTCTTTTCCGTAATGTAAGCCGTGGGTAAACCTTTTTCCTTTTTATTTAATAACTTTCGATATAAATTCTTTTCGTAAGTTTTTATGTTTTTTTTAGAAAGGTAAAGCTCAGATGGTTTTAATTTCAGGCAATGTTCCAATAATATTCTTGCGTCGTAACATTTATTTTTACCCAGTTGTTCCTTCCCATAATTAAGAAGTTCTATCGGCTTCATAACATCTCACTTTCTTTAAATTTATTCACTATACTATCTAAATCGCCGTCCATTATAGTTTGTATATTATGAAAATTTTCATTAATGCGATGGTCAGTAATCCTATCTTGCGGAAAATTATAAGTTCTAATCTTCTCACTCCTGTCACCGGTACCAACCTGCTGTTTTCTATCCTTTGCAATTTTCGCTTGCCGTTCATTTTTTATAACATCATATATACGGGCTTTTAATATTTTCATCGCCTTTAATTTATTTTTCAGCTGTGATCTTTCATCCTGGCAGGCAACAACTGTATTGGTCGGAATATGGGTTATTCTTACCGCAGAATCTGTTTTCTGAAGATATTGCCCGCCATGACCTCCTGCACGATAAGTATCAATTCTTAAGTCATTCGGACTTATCTCTACATCGATATCTTCGGGTTCAACTAAAACAGCAACGGTTATAGTAGATGTATGAACTCTGCCTGCTGATTCAGTCTTTGGTACTCTTTGAACTCTATGGGTTCCACTTTCATATTTAAAAAAACCATATGAACCTTCACCTTCAACAGTAAATATTATCTCTTTTATTCCGCCCAATTCCGTCGGACTTATCTCCAAAACTTCGCTTTTAAGTCCTTTTAACTGGGCATAACGGGTATACATTCTGTATAATTCAGAAGCGAAAAGCGCCGACTCATCACCGCCGGCTGCACCCCGTATTTCAATAATAACATTTTTTTTATCGAGCGGA from the Elusimicrobiota bacterium genome contains:
- the murA gene encoding UDP-N-acetylglucosamine 1-carboxyvinyltransferase: MDKIIINGGRKLSGDVEISGSKNAALPILIATLLTDEKCIIKNVPKLEDNVTVLKLLKHLGKKIKKEKNTITISADKKIKTDAPYELVSKMRASILVAGPLLARFKEAKISLPGGCAIGVRPINLHLNGFRKYGARCITLGGSVSLFAKRLYSSKIVFDLPSVGATENLLMAATLINGETIIENAAVEPEVTDLANFLVKIGADISGIGSRILKIKGVKKLSGCEYTIIPDRIEAGTFIVASAITSGDIRIVNSIPEHLEALVEKIKLAGVKVDLENKCLKVKGSGKIKSVDVETAVYPGFATDLQPLWMALMLCASGETVITETVFENRLQTVAEFIRMGADIKIKGNFAIIKGVKKLTGTKVVASDLRSAAALILAGLSAEGRTEITGLEHLDRGYEDIVGKLKKLGANIKRVSLAHN
- the prmC gene encoding peptide chain release factor N(5)-glutamine methyltransferase codes for the protein MKPIELLNYGKEQLGKNKCYDARILLEHCLKLKPSELYLSKKNIKTYEKNLYRKLLNKKEKGLPTAYITEKTEFMGLEFHVNKNVLVPRQETENLVEEVIKILNTNRSFLTILDIGTGSGNIAISLAKYVPNARIVATDISKEALTVAKINAKSNGVSDKITFIQSNLFDQFYNSKILKLYDCIISNPPYIKTAEIKRLQKEIQHEPAIALDGGYDGLRFYREIISSGKGFLRKNGFLVFEIGYYHSKIIREKMRKNGFKNIKVKNDYLNQERIIYGQNNN
- the prfA gene encoding peptide chain release factor 1; the protein is MLIEKLKVIEDEYREIEKSLTDPAIVSDMQKLKDLSKRRKEIFSIVEKIKDYKKIEHEISHIKEIIKTEDLEMVELAKSELVVLESKKDKLSAEFEEFLKPKDPLDKKNVIIEIRGAAGGDESALFASELYRMYTRYAQLKGLKSEVLEISPTELGGIKEIIFTVEGEGSYGFFKYESGTHRVQRVPKTESAGRVHTSTITVAVLVEPEDIDVEISPNDLRIDTYRAGGHGGQYLQKTDSAVRITHIPTNTVVACQDERSQLKNKLKAMKILKARIYDVIKNERQAKIAKDRKQQVGTGDRSEKIRTYNFPQDRITDHRINENFHNIQTIMDGDLDSIVNKFKESEML